One Mustela nigripes isolate SB6536 chromosome 5, MUSNIG.SB6536, whole genome shotgun sequence DNA segment encodes these proteins:
- the LOC132017487 gene encoding guanine nucleotide-binding protein G(I)/G(S)/G(O) subunit gamma-5, protein MSGSSSVAAMKKVVQQLRLEAGLNRVKVSQAAADLKQFCLQNAQHDPLLTGVSSSTNPFRPQKVCSFL, encoded by the coding sequence ATGTCTGGTTCCTCCAGCGTTGCCGCTATGAAGAAAGTGGTTCAACAGCTCCGGCTGGAAGCCGGGCTCAACCGCGTGAAGGTTTCCCAGGCAGCTGCAGATCTGAAACAATTCTGTCTGCAGAATGCCCAACACGACCCCCTGCTAACTGGTGTGTCTTCAAGTACGAACCCATTCAGACCTCAGAAAGTCTGTTCCTTTTTGTAG